The following proteins are encoded in a genomic region of Leptospira fainei serovar Hurstbridge str. BUT 6:
- the rpmD gene encoding 50S ribosomal protein L30, protein METVIVTQVKSSIGVKKGQKLTLAALGLRKTGQQRKHNLTPQIQGMINDVRHLVKVDKA, encoded by the coding sequence ATGGAAACCGTAATCGTCACCCAAGTTAAAAGCAGCATAGGCGTTAAAAAAGGCCAAAAGCTGACTCTCGCAGCTCTGGGGCTCCGGAAGACGGGGCAACAGCGCAAGCATAATCTAACTCCTCAAATCCAAGGCATGATCAATGATGTCAGGCATTTGGTGAAAGTGGACAAGGCCTAA
- the rplO gene encoding 50S ribosomal protein L15, with protein MSKERIKTALAFGKERSEKENVPAQNTVPVPAGSTKNKKRLGRGIGSKTGKTAGRGSKGQYARNSVRRGFEGGQMPIHRRIPKRGFTSIFHKTFFPINLRDIEKSGLTGNIDAKNMVESKILDKETTLFKILGTGEIKKAVHIVADSVSKSAKEKIEKAGGSVKLRSELAKEA; from the coding sequence ATGAGCAAGGAAAGAATTAAAACTGCACTCGCGTTCGGAAAAGAGCGCTCTGAAAAGGAAAATGTTCCGGCTCAGAATACGGTTCCGGTCCCGGCGGGATCCACTAAGAATAAAAAGCGCTTAGGCAGAGGAATCGGTTCCAAAACCGGTAAAACTGCCGGTCGCGGATCCAAAGGGCAGTACGCGCGGAATAGCGTTCGTCGGGGTTTTGAAGGCGGGCAAATGCCGATCCACCGTCGAATTCCAAAAAGAGGATTCACTTCGATCTTCCATAAGACTTTCTTCCCAATCAACCTCAGGGATATTGAGAAAAGCGGTTTGACCGGGAACATAGATGCCAAAAATATGGTTGAATCGAAGATTCTTGATAAAGAGACGACTCTTTTCAAGATTCTTGGCACTGGGGAAATCAAAAAAGCAGTCCATATCGTGGCTGATAGCGTTTCCAAATCCGCCAAGGAAAAAATAGAAAAAGCCGGCGGGTCGGTAAAATTACGTTCCGAACTGGCTAAAGAAGCCTGA
- the rplQ gene encoding 50S ribosomal protein L17: MNKRNKVKHLNREKGHRDALINNMITSLFKYERIESTQAKLKVVRSHAEKIITRAKKNLGDVAPEIKLHNKREVLKRVKDRNIVTKLFEDIAVRFANTNGGYTRILKLVNRPSDNSEVGILELTNRKDRPTLLKEIRDKREVFSDEKKAKAAKEAPPKKERVPKKVAAEKKKTTVAPKKKAAAKPKKKK, encoded by the coding sequence ATGAATAAGAGAAATAAAGTAAAGCATCTTAACCGCGAAAAGGGCCATAGGGATGCTTTGATCAATAATATGATCACGAGTCTTTTTAAATACGAAAGAATCGAATCCACTCAGGCAAAATTGAAAGTGGTTCGTTCACACGCAGAAAAGATCATTACTCGTGCTAAGAAAAATTTAGGCGATGTCGCTCCCGAGATAAAACTTCATAACAAACGCGAAGTTTTAAAAAGAGTGAAAGATCGCAATATCGTAACTAAACTTTTCGAAGATATTGCCGTTCGCTTTGCGAATACCAACGGCGGATATACTCGGATTCTGAAGCTTGTAAATCGCCCTTCCGATAATTCGGAAGTCGGGATCTTGGAGCTGACGAACCGCAAAGATCGTCCGACCCTTCTCAAAGAAATTCGTGATAAACGCGAAGTGTTTTCCGATGAGAAGAAAGCTAAAGCCGCAAAGGAAGCTCCTCCTAAAAAGGAACGAGTTCCTAAAAAAGTAGCAGCAGAGAAAAAGAAAACGACTGTTGCTCCTAAAAAGAAAGCCGCAGCAAAACCTAAGAAAAAAAAATAA
- the rplR gene encoding 50S ribosomal protein L18, protein MINKLKKVAAKQRRAERSRFKLRQFGDRPRLVFNKSNRYLSCQIVDDIKGTTLVSATTLDKEFASSGKSRKDLEAAKTLGKIIGERAASKGVKLVMLDRSGMIYHGRIAAFADAAREAGLEF, encoded by the coding sequence ATGATTAATAAACTGAAGAAAGTCGCAGCCAAACAAAGAAGAGCAGAGCGCTCCCGCTTCAAGCTACGGCAATTTGGGGATCGCCCCCGATTGGTCTTCAATAAGTCCAATCGTTATCTTTCCTGCCAGATCGTAGACGATATCAAGGGAACTACGCTAGTTTCCGCTACTACTCTCGACAAGGAATTCGCTTCTTCTGGAAAGAGCCGTAAAGACCTAGAGGCAGCCAAGACACTCGGTAAAATTATCGGTGAACGCGCCGCTTCTAAGGGAGTAAAGTTGGTCATGCTGGATCGTTCCGGAATGATATATCACGGAAGGATTGCAGCCTTCGCCGACGCAGCCAGAGAAGCTGGCTTGGAGTTCTAA
- a CDS encoding DNA-directed RNA polymerase subunit alpha, with the protein MSLKSLLKGFKRPKKIEFTTETNTPNYGKFVAEPFERGFATTIGNSLRRTLMSSIEGAAISAIRIEGVNHEFSYIEGVAEDVTRIILNLKQVRIKYEPEDKDQSKVIHLELKGAGYFRAGDLAVDSSIEIMNPDLHLATLNEDANLILDLEIQRGRGYVPAEDKKKDIEVLGTIPIDSIFSPVQKVIFEISETRVAQRSDYEKLTIEVWTDGSISPEDAVAQAAKILKEHLTVFINFEEELEEEEDELDEADEKLKASLSKHVEELELSVRSLNVLRSLEIDFVGDLVKRSEEEMSKSKHYSEQALGELKSKLAGLGLSFGMRDF; encoded by the coding sequence TTGTCTCTTAAAAGCTTACTCAAAGGATTTAAACGTCCGAAAAAGATCGAATTCACTACGGAAACGAACACGCCGAATTACGGAAAGTTCGTCGCGGAGCCTTTCGAACGCGGGTTTGCAACTACGATCGGAAACTCTCTTCGCAGGACTCTTATGTCCTCGATCGAGGGTGCGGCGATTTCCGCAATCCGCATCGAAGGCGTAAACCACGAGTTCTCATACATCGAAGGAGTGGCTGAGGACGTTACCCGTATCATCCTGAACTTGAAGCAAGTTCGTATCAAATACGAGCCTGAAGATAAAGACCAAAGCAAGGTCATTCACCTCGAATTGAAAGGCGCGGGATATTTTAGAGCGGGTGATTTGGCTGTGGATTCTTCCATAGAAATCATGAATCCCGATCTTCATCTTGCGACTTTGAACGAGGACGCTAATTTGATTCTCGATTTAGAGATTCAAAGAGGTAGGGGATATGTTCCCGCCGAAGATAAAAAGAAAGATATAGAAGTATTGGGAACGATCCCGATCGATTCTATTTTTTCTCCGGTTCAAAAAGTCATCTTCGAAATTTCGGAAACTCGCGTCGCTCAAAGATCCGATTATGAGAAATTGACCATCGAGGTTTGGACCGACGGTTCTATCTCTCCGGAAGACGCGGTCGCGCAAGCCGCAAAAATCTTAAAAGAACACCTAACGGTTTTCATCAATTTCGAAGAAGAACTCGAAGAGGAAGAAGACGAGCTAGACGAAGCCGACGAGAAGCTAAAAGCGTCTCTTTCCAAGCACGTCGAAGAGCTCGAGTTGTCCGTTCGTTCTCTCAATGTTCTTCGAAGCTTGGAGATCGATTTTGTCGGAGATCTGGTCAAGAGATCCGAAGAAGAGATGTCCAAATCCAAACACTACAGCGAGCAGGCTCTCGGTGAGCTCAAGTCCAAACTTGCGGGTTTGGGATTGTCGTTCGGAATGAGGGATTTCTGA
- a CDS encoding PP2C family protein-serine/threonine phosphatase yields the protein MEDKKELLTDRIASSGPITINRIRFGLVILFLGSLAASWAQSSLLQNVAYLLGTCTLAGFAIVNLFYLRRNGTIPVRLGKAAILADVITLGITMFVASWTDRDMSSGVIRQLVLYAINMIFIVYSGLLLSPNFVLWTGFLCAFCQGIVILNSGFMGVEFTEDEIKVLSPGYASISEQALKLVFLVVVAYITRSVIVIFRLIGAVEEEYANTLEEKVKERTREVTGKMDEIQALKVQQDGDYYLTSLLSKPLTTNWNTSIEVSTTFYIEQKKKFIFKNRESELGGDICISGNLLFGPNKEKWIVFLNGDAMGKSLQGAGGAIVLGTAVNNIMARSASHGRVLEMKPEDWIRQTYRELDDIFRTFDGMMMASVILGLINEKTGRIVFFNAEHPWPVLYRDGKASFLVQEASTWKLGSPIEGKFKIQESTLMEGDVIYVGSDGRDDINLSDDGIHWRMNEDETIFPQIVEEAKGEIDGIADRLHSFGVISDDLSLIRIGFKEQVSTNHPKYSQAISKYSEARRSLQQRETVKALSLLKEAWAIAPTFKEPARLLGQVYYDRKDYINAIKWFEKYLSLNSNSQNIWFVVSLCYKHIKDFKKAAEAAETVRVSQPQRFANLINLADNYRLLGDFQKSRDILQRAKEINEDSALIEKLEELLNGTGY from the coding sequence ATGGAAGATAAAAAGGAGCTATTAACGGATCGAATAGCTTCTTCAGGACCTATTACGATCAATCGAATCCGTTTTGGACTTGTTATTTTGTTTCTAGGTTCTCTAGCCGCATCTTGGGCCCAGAGTTCTTTGCTCCAAAATGTAGCATACTTGCTTGGAACCTGCACTTTAGCCGGCTTTGCCATAGTTAATCTTTTTTATCTACGCAGGAACGGAACGATTCCTGTTCGACTCGGAAAGGCAGCAATCCTCGCCGATGTCATCACCTTAGGCATCACTATGTTTGTCGCCTCTTGGACGGATCGAGACATGTCGTCTGGAGTAATCCGACAATTAGTTTTATACGCCATAAATATGATCTTTATCGTATATTCCGGACTTTTACTATCGCCGAATTTCGTTCTTTGGACTGGATTCCTTTGCGCATTTTGCCAAGGCATAGTAATCTTAAACAGCGGTTTTATGGGAGTGGAATTTACCGAAGACGAAATAAAAGTTTTATCGCCGGGGTATGCGTCCATTTCCGAACAAGCCTTAAAATTGGTTTTTTTGGTCGTTGTCGCATACATAACAAGGAGTGTAATCGTAATCTTTCGATTAATCGGCGCCGTCGAAGAGGAATATGCAAACACTCTGGAAGAGAAAGTAAAGGAACGTACTCGAGAAGTTACGGGCAAAATGGACGAGATCCAAGCCTTAAAAGTGCAGCAGGACGGCGACTATTACTTAACGTCATTGTTAAGTAAACCTCTAACCACAAACTGGAACACTTCGATAGAAGTCAGCACGACCTTTTATATCGAACAGAAAAAGAAATTCATATTTAAAAATCGGGAATCGGAACTTGGAGGCGATATCTGTATCAGCGGAAATCTTCTCTTCGGACCGAATAAAGAGAAATGGATCGTATTTCTAAACGGGGATGCGATGGGTAAATCCTTGCAGGGTGCAGGCGGCGCCATCGTACTCGGAACGGCAGTAAACAATATCATGGCAAGATCTGCAAGTCACGGAAGAGTCTTAGAAATGAAACCTGAAGATTGGATACGTCAGACGTATCGGGAATTGGACGATATCTTCAGAACTTTCGACGGAATGATGATGGCCTCCGTCATTCTCGGCCTTATCAACGAAAAGACCGGAAGAATCGTCTTCTTTAATGCCGAGCATCCATGGCCGGTGCTTTATAGAGACGGTAAAGCTTCGTTTCTAGTACAGGAAGCATCCACCTGGAAATTAGGTTCTCCGATTGAGGGCAAATTCAAAATTCAAGAGTCGACGCTTATGGAAGGAGATGTTATATACGTAGGCTCCGATGGCCGCGATGATATCAATTTGTCTGACGACGGAATCCATTGGCGGATGAATGAGGATGAAACTATTTTCCCGCAAATCGTCGAGGAAGCTAAAGGAGAAATCGACGGTATAGCGGACAGACTACATTCTTTCGGAGTTATATCGGACGATCTTTCCTTGATACGCATCGGCTTCAAGGAGCAAGTTTCCACCAATCATCCGAAATATTCCCAAGCTATAAGCAAGTATTCGGAAGCAAGAAGAAGTTTACAACAACGGGAAACCGTAAAAGCGTTATCTTTATTGAAAGAAGCTTGGGCAATCGCACCCACATTCAAAGAACCCGCTCGCTTATTAGGCCAAGTATACTATGATCGAAAGGATTATATAAATGCGATCAAGTGGTTTGAAAAATATCTATCGTTAAATTCGAATTCCCAAAATATATGGTTCGTCGTTTCCTTATGTTATAAACATATAAAAGACTTCAAAAAAGCCGCAGAGGCAGCCGAAACGGTTAGAGTCTCTCAACCGCAAAGGTTTGCGAATCTGATCAACCTTGCCGACAATTATCGCTTGCTTGGCGACTTTCAAAAATCCCGGGATATCCTTCAAAGAGCCAAAGAGATAAACGAGGATAGCGCCTTAATTGAAAAACTCGAGGAACTCTTGAATGGAACCGGCTATTGA
- the rpsH gene encoding 30S ribosomal protein S8, translating into MSLSDPIGDMLTRIRNAGRAKHESCLVPGSKIKRSILELMKEEGFINGYEPVQNGSFEDFKVTLKYDGTKKPVIRELVRVSTPGRRVYLKSEDIRPYKNNMGTMILSTSKGIMTGKKARKLRVGGEVICKLS; encoded by the coding sequence ATGAGTTTATCTGATCCTATCGGCGATATGCTTACCCGCATCCGGAATGCCGGTCGCGCGAAACACGAAAGTTGCCTTGTTCCCGGAAGCAAAATCAAGCGCTCTATCCTGGAACTTATGAAAGAAGAAGGCTTTATCAACGGCTATGAGCCCGTCCAAAACGGAAGTTTTGAAGATTTTAAAGTCACTCTAAAATATGACGGAACCAAAAAGCCCGTCATTCGGGAACTCGTTAGGGTTTCCACTCCTGGAAGAAGGGTTTATCTTAAGAGCGAAGACATTCGTCCTTACAAGAATAACATGGGAACTATGATTCTCTCTACTTCCAAAGGAATCATGACGGGTAAAAAAGCCCGGAAACTACGCGTAGGAGGAGAGGTGATCTGCAAACTCTCTTAA
- the secY gene encoding preprotein translocase subunit SecY: MLTSIANIFKIPELRNKVFFTLGMLLLFRLGTHITIPGIDPKVVSAIAADATASEGLVGMFDMFAGGALLNFSIFALGIMPYISSSIIMQLVMVLVPSLQKLQKEGEEGRKKIGQYTKYGTIILCAVQSLAVIRLAQQWSYGADQKAALHPGLIHSSVESWFFFIALLSITTGTVLLIWLGEQITERGIGNGISLLIFAGIVGRLPSSVYQLFQENFVDGLNIIILLLLFILLISLTVLLTQGVRKVPLQYGKQMVGRRMVQAKSQSIPFKVNGASVMPIIFASSLLLFPQTIIQQIVDIPEWAGWAVLLDYLNPFSQIWYHAAVYFFIYIGLIVFFAYFYTAIQFNPAELAENLRKYNGFIPGIRPGSHTKEYIEKVLNRITLPGAIFLAGLALAPYIIIRFLDLGTNSGGGSLVYTFGGTSLLIMVGVALETLKQLESQLLMRNYDGFLKKSKIKGRS, from the coding sequence ATGCTGACTTCGATCGCAAATATCTTTAAGATTCCGGAGCTAAGGAATAAGGTTTTCTTTACCCTTGGCATGCTCCTACTATTCCGTCTTGGAACGCATATTACTATTCCAGGAATCGATCCGAAAGTCGTTTCCGCGATTGCAGCCGATGCGACTGCTTCCGAGGGATTGGTAGGCATGTTCGATATGTTTGCCGGAGGAGCGCTTCTGAACTTCTCCATTTTCGCTTTGGGAATCATGCCGTATATTTCTTCTTCCATCATCATGCAGTTAGTTATGGTTTTGGTTCCTTCTTTGCAGAAACTCCAAAAAGAGGGTGAAGAAGGCCGTAAGAAAATCGGACAGTACACGAAATACGGAACCATTATCCTTTGTGCGGTTCAATCTCTTGCGGTAATTCGTTTAGCGCAGCAGTGGTCTTACGGCGCGGATCAAAAGGCGGCATTGCACCCGGGCCTCATTCATTCCTCCGTGGAATCTTGGTTTTTCTTTATAGCGCTTTTGTCGATCACGACCGGGACGGTATTACTGATATGGTTGGGCGAGCAGATTACCGAGAGGGGAATCGGTAACGGAATCTCTCTTTTAATCTTTGCCGGTATCGTAGGGCGCTTACCGAGTTCCGTTTATCAATTGTTCCAAGAGAACTTCGTAGACGGTTTGAATATTATCATTTTATTATTATTGTTCATTCTATTGATCTCTTTGACCGTTCTTTTGACGCAAGGCGTTCGTAAGGTGCCTTTACAATACGGAAAACAGATGGTCGGACGTAGGATGGTCCAAGCAAAGAGTCAAAGCATTCCGTTTAAAGTAAACGGAGCAAGCGTTATGCCGATCATCTTTGCGTCTTCGCTTCTTCTTTTTCCGCAAACCATTATTCAGCAGATCGTAGATATTCCTGAATGGGCAGGCTGGGCAGTTCTATTAGATTATTTGAATCCATTTTCTCAGATCTGGTATCACGCGGCAGTTTACTTCTTCATTTACATAGGTTTGATCGTATTCTTCGCGTATTTCTACACAGCTATTCAATTTAATCCGGCTGAACTTGCGGAAAACCTTAGAAAATACAACGGTTTTATTCCGGGAATTCGCCCTGGTTCTCATACCAAAGAATATATCGAAAAGGTATTAAACCGTATTACTCTTCCGGGTGCGATCTTCCTCGCAGGCCTAGCGCTCGCTCCATACATCATAATTCGCTTTTTAGATTTGGGAACGAATTCGGGCGGCGGATCTTTGGTTTATACCTTCGGCGGAACCTCTCTTCTAATCATGGTGGGTGTCGCTTTAGAGACTCTGAAACAATTAGAATCCCAATTATTAATGAGAAACTACGACGGTTTCTTGAAAAAATCCAAGATCAAGGGCAGGTCTTAG
- the rpsM gene encoding 30S ribosomal protein S13 encodes MARIAGIDLPREKRIVVGLTYIFGIGPSTSRKVLAKAGVDQAVRVKDLSDIQEAAIRKVIEETVKVEGDLRSENQLNIKRLMDIGCYRGLRHRKGLPVRGQRTRTNARTRKGVKKTVANKKKATK; translated from the coding sequence ATGGCACGTATCGCAGGAATCGATCTTCCAAGGGAAAAAAGAATCGTTGTGGGCTTAACCTATATTTTCGGGATTGGCCCCTCTACTTCCCGCAAAGTCCTGGCGAAAGCCGGGGTTGATCAAGCCGTTCGAGTGAAGGATCTTTCCGACATCCAAGAGGCCGCTATCAGAAAGGTGATTGAAGAAACCGTAAAGGTGGAAGGGGATCTTCGCTCTGAAAACCAGCTCAATATCAAACGTCTGATGGACATCGGATGTTACCGTGGGTTAAGACATAGAAAAGGCTTGCCGGTCCGCGGTCAAAGAACTCGTACCAATGCCCGTACTCGTAAAGGCGTTAAAAAGACCGTCGCCAATAAGAAAAAGGCAACTAAGTAA
- the rplF gene encoding 50S ribosomal protein L6: MSRIGKAEIKLPEKVEVKLENNAIRVKGPLGELQTPIFDGIALKNESGTLKLERSSEEQNVVALHGLTRALLLNCVKGVTQGWEKNLDITGVGYRAAKRGEDLVMNLGYSHEVVYKTPKGIKIDVNEQVKIKIFGIDKQLVGQVAADIRSKRPPEPYKGKGIKYNNEVIKRKAGKTGKK, from the coding sequence ATGTCCAGGATTGGAAAAGCAGAGATTAAACTTCCCGAGAAAGTGGAAGTAAAATTAGAGAACAATGCCATTCGTGTTAAGGGTCCTCTAGGGGAATTACAAACTCCTATCTTCGATGGAATTGCCCTGAAAAACGAATCCGGTACTTTGAAACTGGAGAGATCCAGCGAAGAGCAAAACGTTGTCGCTTTGCACGGTTTGACTCGCGCTCTTCTACTGAATTGCGTTAAAGGTGTTACCCAGGGTTGGGAAAAAAACCTCGATATTACCGGAGTCGGATACCGTGCTGCAAAGCGCGGAGAAGATCTGGTAATGAACTTGGGATACTCGCATGAAGTCGTTTATAAGACTCCGAAAGGAATCAAAATCGACGTAAACGAGCAGGTTAAGATCAAGATCTTCGGTATCGACAAACAATTAGTCGGTCAAGTCGCTGCCGATATCCGCTCTAAGAGACCCCCAGAGCCTTACAAAGGTAAAGGGATCAAGTACAACAACGAAGTGATTAAGAGAAAGGCCGGAAAAACCGGTAAGAAGTAA
- a CDS encoding adenylate kinase, producing the protein MNSIIFMGPPGAGKGTQAKILCDSLGIPQISTGDILRSAVKNGTQMGLEAKKYMDAGDLVPDSVVIGIIKDRIVEPDCRKGFLLDGFPRTVEQAEALDKLLKAEGKDIKRAINLEVPDAELLQRLLKRAEIEGRSDDNEATIKSRLDTYNKKTLPLLDYYSAKGNLSRINGVGSLEQVTELIKKELT; encoded by the coding sequence GTGAATTCTATCATCTTCATGGGCCCACCCGGTGCGGGAAAGGGAACTCAAGCTAAAATTCTTTGTGATTCACTTGGAATTCCCCAAATATCCACCGGTGATATTTTGCGCTCTGCCGTGAAGAATGGAACCCAAATGGGACTCGAGGCCAAAAAATACATGGATGCGGGCGATTTGGTTCCGGATTCGGTTGTCATTGGTATAATCAAGGATCGTATCGTGGAACCGGACTGTAGGAAAGGATTCCTGTTAGATGGATTCCCGAGAACGGTCGAGCAGGCAGAAGCGCTCGATAAGCTTCTAAAGGCAGAAGGCAAAGACATTAAGCGTGCGATAAACCTGGAAGTCCCTGATGCCGAATTGCTTCAAAGGCTTTTGAAGCGCGCAGAAATCGAAGGGCGCTCCGACGATAACGAAGCGACCATCAAAAGTCGCCTGGACACATATAATAAAAAGACGCTTCCTCTTCTGGATTACTATTCCGCTAAGGGAAATCTTTCCCGGATTAACGGCGTAGGATCACTAGAACAAGTAACCGAACTCATCAAAAAGGAGCTGACGTAA
- a CDS encoding type Z 30S ribosomal protein S14, which yields MAKTSLIERHKKVKKFKVRIHNRCPLCGRPRGYLRRFDMCRICFRKLASQAQIPGVVKASW from the coding sequence ATGGCTAAGACCTCTCTGATCGAAAGGCATAAGAAAGTTAAAAAATTTAAGGTGCGGATACACAACCGCTGCCCGCTTTGCGGCAGACCTCGCGGTTACCTTAGAAGGTTCGATATGTGTAGAATTTGTTTCCGGAAACTGGCTAGCCAGGCTCAAATTCCGGGCGTAGTAAAGGCATCTTGGTAA
- the rpsK gene encoding 30S ribosomal protein S11: protein MAEDKKTKKDKKVKKKEKKVVPRGKVYITASFNNTIITITDLAGNTLSWSTAGAMGFRGSKKSTPYAAQIAAGNAAEKAIDAAGLNEVDVLVSGPGIGRESAIRSLVARGLSIKMIKDVTPLPHNGCRPRKRRRV, encoded by the coding sequence ATGGCTGAAGATAAGAAAACAAAGAAAGATAAGAAAGTTAAGAAGAAGGAAAAAAAGGTCGTACCGCGCGGTAAGGTCTATATCACTGCTTCTTTTAATAATACTATTATCACCATAACCGACCTGGCAGGAAACACTCTATCTTGGTCGACTGCCGGTGCAATGGGCTTTCGTGGCTCAAAAAAGTCCACTCCGTACGCTGCGCAAATCGCGGCAGGAAACGCCGCTGAAAAGGCGATCGACGCAGCTGGACTAAACGAAGTGGATGTTTTGGTTTCCGGTCCGGGAATCGGCCGTGAATCAGCGATTCGCTCGTTAGTTGCAAGAGGTCTTTCTATTAAGATGATTAAGGACGTAACTCCTCTACCCCATAACGGTTGCCGTCCCCGTAAAAGAAGAAGGGTCTAA
- the rpsE gene encoding 30S ribosomal protein S5: MAYEQDQEAKEFSEKVVKIDRVAKVVKGGRRFSFNALTVVGDLKGKVGIGFGKANEVPDAIRKSIESAKKNLVKVEFRGHTIPHEVTGKFKSAKVILKPSSPGTGIIAGGSVRSVVEKAGIQDILSKSWGSSNPVNIVKATLDALQQLETPVLAARKRGITLARLFGNDVG; this comes from the coding sequence ATGGCATACGAACAAGATCAAGAAGCTAAAGAATTTTCCGAAAAGGTCGTTAAAATCGACCGTGTCGCAAAAGTTGTTAAAGGGGGACGTCGTTTCTCCTTTAATGCATTAACGGTTGTAGGCGACTTAAAGGGAAAAGTAGGGATCGGATTTGGTAAAGCCAACGAAGTTCCCGATGCAATTCGTAAGTCTATCGAGTCCGCTAAGAAAAACCTAGTAAAGGTGGAATTTCGCGGCCACACGATTCCTCACGAGGTCACCGGAAAGTTCAAATCGGCAAAAGTAATTCTGAAACCGAGTTCTCCGGGAACTGGAATCATCGCGGGAGGATCCGTTCGTTCCGTAGTTGAAAAAGCGGGAATTCAGGATATTCTAAGTAAATCCTGGGGTTCATCCAACCCGGTAAACATCGTTAAGGCGACTCTTGATGCTCTTCAGCAGTTGGAAACTCCTGTTTTGGCAGCTCGTAAAAGGGGAATCACCTTGGCTCGTTTATTCGGTAATGACGTAGGATAA
- the rpmJ gene encoding 50S ribosomal protein L36, which produces MKVRTSVKKICTSCKIIRRKGVIRVICTNPKHKQRQA; this is translated from the coding sequence ATGAAAGTAAGAACCTCCGTTAAAAAAATCTGCACCAGTTGCAAGATCATTAGAAGAAAGGGCGTGATCCGCGTGATCTGCACCAATCCTAAACATAAGCAAAGGCAAGCGTAA
- the rpsD gene encoding 30S ribosomal protein S4 produces the protein MARYRGPVVKLMRREGVNLFLKSSYTFNRDKFHKKGPPGMPPKRKPKVSEYGAQLREKQKLKRAYGLLEKQFRRYYEEASHAHGVTGEILLQLLERRLDNVVYRLGFAVTRRQARNFISHQHVLVNGERVDIPSYRLNVGDKIEIRGKFHTSAFITQNIQLAQSLNSIPSWLSADFIKFSGDVLSLPERHHVDIPVKEQVIVELYSK, from the coding sequence ATGGCAAGATATAGAGGTCCAGTCGTAAAACTGATGAGGAGAGAGGGTGTGAACCTCTTCCTCAAATCTAGCTATACTTTCAATCGGGATAAGTTCCACAAAAAGGGACCTCCCGGTATGCCGCCAAAACGGAAACCAAAAGTTTCCGAATACGGCGCTCAGTTGAGAGAAAAGCAAAAACTGAAACGCGCTTACGGTCTGTTAGAAAAACAATTCCGTCGTTATTACGAGGAAGCGTCGCACGCTCACGGGGTGACCGGTGAAATATTGCTTCAGCTTCTGGAAAGAAGATTGGATAATGTCGTTTATCGACTAGGGTTCGCAGTAACTAGGCGCCAAGCTAGGAATTTTATCTCTCATCAACACGTTCTCGTGAACGGAGAGAGAGTTGATATTCCTTCTTACAGGCTGAATGTAGGTGACAAAATCGAGATTAGAGGTAAGTTCCATACTTCCGCTTTTATCACTCAAAACATTCAATTGGCTCAATCCTTGAACTCAATTCCATCTTGGTTGTCTGCCGACTTTATCAAGTTTTCAGGGGATGTTCTTTCTTTACCGGAACGCCATCATGTGGATATTCCTGTGAAAGAACAGGTGATCGTGGAGTTGTACTCCAAGTAA
- the infA gene encoding translation initiation factor IF-1: MAKEEAITVDGTVLEPLPNAMFRVELENGHKVLAHISGKMRMHYIRILPGDKVTVELSPYDLTKGRITYRKK, translated from the coding sequence TTGGCTAAAGAAGAAGCGATCACTGTGGACGGGACGGTTCTGGAACCACTGCCCAACGCCATGTTTCGTGTCGAACTAGAGAATGGGCACAAGGTTTTGGCCCATATTTCGGGTAAGATGAGAATGCACTATATAAGGATCCTTCCCGGGGATAAGGTCACCGTGGAACTTTCCCCATATGATTTGACCAAAGGTAGAATTACCTACCGCAAGAAGTAG